In the Deltaproteobacteria bacterium genome, CTGTATGTGGGGGAAAACGAGGAGGCCGAAAACCCAGAGCAGAAGGGGAATGAGACAGACGAGCCTGAACCAGGGGAAAGGCCTCTCCCTCGAATTGCCGGATCCACCGGTATAGAGCGTACCTCTCTTGATCTCCTCCATACCTTCACTCGCGCCCGACACTCATGTCAATGTCCGCCAGAGCCTCCGTGGAGAAGCAGAGGGTGTCCTCAGGAGACCAGGCGACCTGGATCCGCTCCCGTGCAGAGAAGGCCTTGACATGGGATGCCTGGGGGACAACCACCTTCATCTGGTACCCCTCGGAAAGCTCGACGAGGTACTGGGTGATGGCCCCCTCGAAAATCACCTCCACGACCACGGCGGGGAAAGCCTGATAGCCTTCGGGAACCGAATCGCCCCGCGATGTGATCAGAACGTTTTGAGGTCGCACAAAGATGAGGCTCTCCTGCTTGCCCTGAAGCCCGGGCTGCGCCACTCCTTCCAATTCGAGCGGTCCCACACCCACCTTCACCCTCCCGTCGTTCCAGGAGAGAACACGGCCCTGGAGGCGGTTCGAATCCCCCACAAAGGCCGCCACGAACGAGGTCCTCGGCGAGTTGTAGAGTTCTTTGGGGGCCCCGAGCTGCTCGATCCGACCCCGCAGCATGACCGCCACTTGGTCGCTCATGGTCATGGCTTCACCCTGGTCGTGGGTGATGTATATGAAGGTCGTCCCCACCCGGGACTGGAGCTTCTTCAGTTCGAGCTTCATGTGTTCCCGGAGCTTCAGATCAAGGGCCCCCAGAGGCTCGTCAAGGAGCAGGACCGTTGGCTCGAGAACCAGACACCGGGCGATCGCCACGCGCTGTTT is a window encoding:
- a CDS encoding ABC transporter ATP-binding protein, which codes for MADKDIDVQVVGLTKKFGDFTAVDGVSFSVTRGSFFSLLGPSGCGKTTILRMISGFEAPTRGEVYIGGELVNDVPPNRRRTNLVFQNLALFPLKSVYDNVAFGLRRRKVPGGEIRRRVSEMLERVGLPGFEAKAIHQLSGGQKQRVAIARCLVLEPTVLLLDEPLGALDLKLREHMKLELKKLQSRVGTTFIYITHDQGEAMTMSDQVAVMLRGRIEQLGAPKELYNSPRTSFVAAFVGDSNRLQGRVLSWNDGRVKVGVGPLELEGVAQPGLQGKQESLIFVRPQNVLITSRGDSVPEGYQAFPAVVVEVIFEGAITQYLVELSEGYQMKVVVPQASHVKAFSARERIQVAWSPEDTLCFSTEALADIDMSVGRE